From the Blattabacterium cuenoti genome, one window contains:
- a CDS encoding DUF192 domain-containing protein, producing the protein MRNNNIIIKKIDIEFAKEEIEKKNGLKYRSFLKYNRGLLFIFNNKKEIRTVNMENMRFPIDIIYIDKFNTVIGIYKNATPMRKINVENLIKFNDIKYVLEVNSGMSDKWKIKEGLTKISYILKNN; encoded by the coding sequence ATGAGAAATAATAATATTATAATAAAAAAAATAGATATAGAATTTGCTAAAGAAGAAATAGAAAAAAAGAATGGACTTAAATATAGGTCTTTTTTAAAGTATAATAGAGGGTTGTTGTTTATATTCAACAATAAAAAGGAAATTAGAACAGTAAATATGGAAAATATGAGATTTCCTATTGATATTATTTATATAGATAAATTTAATACTGTAATTGGAATATACAAAAATGCTACTCCTATGAGGAAAATAAACGTAGAAAATTTAATTAAATTTAATGATATTAAATATGTATTAGAAGTAAATTCAGGAATGTCTGATAAATGGAAAATTAAAGAAGGATTAACAAAAATAAGTTATATTTTAAAAAATAATTAA